A stretch of Sphingorhabdus sp. YGSMI21 DNA encodes these proteins:
- a CDS encoding 2Fe-2S iron-sulfur cluster-binding protein: MTAGSHRIRIVGGAEFNCGEGERVLLAMERCGSSDIGVGCRGGGCGICRIRVIDGDYKTGKMSTAKISEAEREAGFALACRVFPVSDLLIEI, encoded by the coding sequence GTGACAGCTGGATCACACCGGATCCGGATCGTCGGCGGCGCGGAATTCAATTGTGGTGAGGGCGAGCGTGTCTTGCTCGCCATGGAACGATGCGGATCGAGCGATATCGGCGTTGGTTGCCGGGGCGGAGGGTGCGGAATTTGCCGGATCAGGGTGATCGACGGAGATTACAAGACCGGCAAGATGAGCACGGCGAAGATTTCGGAGGCAGAACGGGAAGCGGGCTTTGCCCTGGCTTGCAGAGTGTTTCCGGTGAGCGATCTTTTGATCGAAATTTGA
- a CDS encoding 3-phenylpropionate/cinnamic acid dioxygenase subunit beta encodes MTQTATMERPQIGHSASLELTHALTQTVYREARMLDDEKYVDWVKMLADDLLYHMPGIETRYRRDTTDQVNDLTRMAYYNDNLTEIKKRLSRLETGTAWSEDPATRYTHIITNVEVELTEKPDEHRVFSNFYAYRNRNEREEDSLIGSRVDIWREAGDAYQLVNRRIVLKHNVLPSKNLNIFL; translated from the coding sequence ATGACACAGACCGCTACAATGGAACGCCCGCAGATTGGCCATAGCGCCTCGCTCGAGCTGACGCATGCCTTGACCCAGACGGTCTATCGCGAAGCGCGCATGCTCGACGACGAGAAATATGTCGATTGGGTCAAGATGCTGGCCGACGACTTGCTTTACCACATGCCTGGCATCGAAACGCGCTATCGCCGCGACACGACGGACCAAGTCAACGATCTGACCCGGATGGCCTATTACAACGACAACCTGACCGAAATCAAGAAACGGCTTTCGCGGCTGGAAACCGGTACGGCCTGGTCCGAGGATCCAGCCACCCGATACACGCACATCATCACGAACGTCGAGGTAGAGTTGACTGAAAAGCCAGACGAACACCGCGTTTTTTCCAACTTCTATGCATATCGGAATCGCAATGAGCGTGAGGAAGATTCACTCATCGGCAGCCGTGTCGATATCTGGCGCGAAGCAGGAGATGCATATCAGTTGGTCAATCGGCGGATCGTACTCAAGCATAACGTTCTGCCCAGTAAAAACTTGAACATCTTCCTTTAG
- a CDS encoding aromatic ring-hydroxylating dioxygenase subunit alpha, with protein MDLKEGWLDRRIFSDAEIYEEELYRIFARSWLFVAHESQLPKAGDFLTTHMGEDAVIVARQPDGSIKVFLNSCPHRGNKVCFADAGNTRRFVCNYHGWAFDTGGELKGMHEEYCYDDNDIDRQKNGLKQVSRVGSYKGLVFATFADDGPSLDAWLGDFRWYLDMLLDNEDGGTELIGGCIKSVMNANWKFGVENFVGDAYHAGWTHDSGCRSMNNGEPFPPIDMENSYHASVNGHGWEFGTEGVGDLFLLGRPKVLEYYEKIRPQMAQRLGEMRSKIFGSVASASIFPNVSFLPGISTFRQWQPKGPMEFELKTWVIVNKAMPDDIKDEITKGVMQTFGPGGTFEMDDGENWSNCTTVNRGVVTRHERLHYRCGISRQIEHDTLPGIVYRGQYNDANQRGFYQRWLDMMENDKLGAMPNRPEPRLTGVGDTRDLPGLFAL; from the coding sequence ATGGATCTCAAGGAAGGCTGGCTCGATCGCCGGATCTTCAGCGACGCCGAGATCTACGAGGAAGAACTTTACCGCATCTTCGCGCGGTCTTGGCTGTTCGTTGCCCACGAAAGCCAGTTGCCCAAGGCTGGCGATTTTCTGACCACCCATATGGGCGAGGATGCAGTTATCGTCGCGCGCCAACCCGATGGCTCAATCAAGGTATTTCTCAACTCCTGTCCTCATCGCGGCAACAAGGTATGCTTTGCCGATGCCGGAAACACCCGCCGGTTTGTCTGCAATTATCACGGCTGGGCCTTTGATACCGGCGGTGAACTGAAAGGCATGCATGAGGAATATTGCTACGACGATAACGATATCGATCGACAGAAAAACGGCCTGAAGCAGGTTTCCAGGGTTGGCAGTTACAAGGGCCTTGTCTTTGCGACATTTGCCGATGATGGTCCCAGTCTCGATGCATGGTTGGGCGACTTTCGCTGGTACCTCGACATGTTGCTTGACAATGAGGATGGCGGCACTGAACTGATCGGCGGCTGTATCAAGTCAGTGATGAACGCCAACTGGAAGTTCGGTGTCGAGAACTTCGTCGGCGATGCGTATCATGCCGGCTGGACCCACGATTCCGGCTGCCGTTCGATGAACAACGGTGAGCCCTTCCCGCCTATCGACATGGAAAATTCATACCATGCTAGCGTTAACGGCCACGGATGGGAGTTCGGCACCGAAGGAGTCGGCGACCTCTTCCTTTTGGGCCGACCGAAAGTTCTCGAATACTATGAAAAGATCCGTCCCCAGATGGCGCAACGGCTGGGCGAGATGCGCTCCAAGATATTCGGATCGGTCGCCTCCGCCTCTATTTTCCCCAACGTGTCGTTCTTGCCTGGTATTTCCACCTTCCGGCAGTGGCAGCCCAAAGGTCCGATGGAGTTCGAGCTCAAGACCTGGGTGATCGTCAACAAAGCGATGCCCGATGATATCAAGGATGAGATCACCAAGGGGGTCATGCAGACATTCGGCCCCGGGGGCACGTTCGAGATGGACGATGGGGAAAACTGGAGCAACTGCACCACCGTCAACCGTGGGGTGGTTACCCGCCACGAACGCCTGCACTACCGCTGCGGCATATCACGCCAGATCGAGCACGATACCCTGCCGGGTATCGTCTACCGCGGCCAGTATAATGACGCCAACCAGCGCGGCTTTTACCAGCGGTGGCTGGACATGATGGAAAACGACAAACTGGGAGCAATGCCGAACCGCCCGGAACCGCGCCTGACCGGCGTTGGTGATACACGCGACCTCCCCGGCTTGTTCGCGCTCTGA
- a CDS encoding alkane 1-monooxygenase — MDALRYYLVPAMTLTGVVGFVLGGEFVWLGFGTFPVLLLLDIALPSDRKMRARGISFAANFAIYLQLPLLIGLYLAFANSVNSGTDPILDGQAAGWQIAGSIASLAWLSAVPTLPVAHELMHRRHWFPRAVAKGLSAFYGDPNRDIAHIVTHHVHLDTGKDSDTPLRGQTIYSFVLSATWGSYKDTWEKQAEILSRLGHSKGSWRNAMWLQLVLVGAIIAVMTVLAGPIAGLVTVAAMFFAKMLVEGFNYFQHYGLLRIEGEPIAKHHAWNHLGMIVRPIGVEITNHINHHLDGHTPFYELQPEPEAPQMPSLFLCFLCGMVPPVWHRFIAQPRLKDWDLRFASPSERKLARAANALAGWPQWLDSPPA; from the coding sequence ATGGACGCACTTCGATATTATCTTGTGCCCGCGATGACCTTGACGGGTGTTGTTGGCTTTGTCCTTGGCGGCGAGTTTGTCTGGCTCGGCTTTGGCACCTTCCCTGTGCTGCTACTGCTCGACATTGCACTACCGAGTGACAGAAAAATGCGCGCGCGCGGCATTTCGTTCGCCGCCAATTTTGCGATCTATCTGCAGCTACCTCTGCTGATCGGGCTCTATCTGGCTTTCGCCAACTCGGTAAACTCCGGCACAGATCCGATTTTAGACGGTCAAGCGGCGGGTTGGCAGATTGCGGGATCAATCGCCAGCCTTGCTTGGCTTTCTGCGGTTCCGACCCTGCCCGTCGCACACGAGCTGATGCATCGTCGGCATTGGTTTCCGCGCGCTGTCGCAAAGGGGTTAAGCGCCTTCTATGGCGACCCCAATCGCGATATTGCGCACATTGTCACCCATCATGTCCACCTCGACACGGGCAAGGATAGCGACACGCCATTGCGAGGGCAGACGATCTACAGCTTCGTGCTTTCGGCGACGTGGGGCTCGTACAAGGACACTTGGGAAAAGCAGGCCGAGATCCTCTCACGTCTGGGTCATTCGAAGGGTAGCTGGCGCAATGCCATGTGGTTACAACTGGTGCTGGTTGGCGCAATCATCGCAGTGATGACCGTTCTCGCTGGCCCTATTGCCGGCCTGGTGACGGTCGCGGCGATGTTTTTTGCCAAGATGCTGGTCGAAGGCTTCAATTACTTTCAGCATTACGGCTTGCTGCGGATCGAGGGCGAGCCGATCGCCAAGCATCACGCCTGGAACCATCTTGGCATGATCGTGCGTCCGATCGGGGTGGAGATTACCAATCACATCAACCACCACCTCGACGGGCACACCCCTTTCTACGAGCTACAACCCGAGCCCGAGGCACCGCAGATGCCGTCATTGTTCTTGTGCTTCCTGTGCGGAATGGTCCCGCCGGTTTGGCACAGGTTCATTGCCCAGCCGCGCCTGAAAGATTGGGACCTGAGGTTTGCATCGCCCAGCGAGCGGAAACTGGCACGAGCGGCCAACGCGTTGGCAGGCTGGCCGCAGTGGCTCGACAGTCCACCTGCATGA
- a CDS encoding 2-hydroxymuconate tautomerase, with protein MPIIEVNMLEGRSTDDKERLIQALTDAAITSIGAPRESVRIILREMPSGHFAVGGQSFAAKAAAKAAGKE; from the coding sequence ATGCCAATCATTGAGGTCAACATGCTCGAGGGAAGATCGACGGACGACAAAGAACGGCTGATCCAAGCCCTGACCGATGCTGCCATCACTTCGATTGGGGCGCCGCGTGAATCCGTTCGCATTATCTTGCGCGAGATGCCGAGCGGCCACTTCGCGGTCGGGGGACAGTCCTTTGCGGCGAAAGCGGCTGCAAAGGCAGCTGGGAAGGAATAG
- a CDS encoding aromatic-ring-hydroxylating dioxygenase subunit beta yields the protein MPELSVAPVPFESLIALTQRLYHEARLLDAERFEDWLALLCNDVTYRMELKRRRFRADRSPPAAIGTGVIFNENLARLKLRIDRLRSGFVWAEDPPNFVRRVVSNVEVEPVDTESEAIVHSVIVIHRNRIDGLTRVFTAGRTDRWRNGANGWNLLARNITLDHAVLPDSNINVFF from the coding sequence ATGCCTGAGCTGAGCGTCGCTCCGGTGCCGTTCGAGAGTCTCATCGCGCTCACACAACGCCTGTATCACGAAGCGCGCCTGCTCGATGCCGAACGCTTCGAGGATTGGCTGGCGCTGTTATGCAACGATGTGACTTACCGGATGGAGCTCAAGCGGCGCCGCTTCCGGGCGGATCGGTCGCCCCCAGCGGCAATCGGCACGGGCGTTATTTTCAACGAGAACCTTGCCCGCCTTAAACTCAGGATAGATCGCCTGCGCTCCGGTTTTGTATGGGCCGAGGATCCGCCCAATTTCGTGCGGCGCGTGGTTTCGAACGTCGAAGTCGAGCCCGTAGATACCGAAAGCGAGGCGATCGTGCACTCGGTAATCGTCATTCACCGCAACCGCATCGACGGTCTCACGCGTGTGTTCACTGCCGGTCGCACTGATCGGTGGCGCAACGGGGCGAATGGCTGGAATCTGTTAGCGCGCAACATCACGCTTGACCATGCGGTGCTACCTGACAGCAACATCAACGTGTTTTTTTAA
- a CDS encoding aromatic ring-hydroxylating dioxygenase subunit alpha produces the protein MTDVSELIDTATGRQSRTIYSSEELYKQELERIFGRCWLFLVHTSQIPKAGDYFRTFMGEDDVIVIRQKDGSIKAFLNSCTHRGNRICRADRGNAKAFTCNYHGWSFAPDGSLAGVPLENEAYFGELDRSKLGLVQVTHVAEYKGLVFGCFDPDAPSLEDYLGDAKFFLDVWLDAMPGGTSLLGETQKMELGSNWKLPVENVCGDGYHLGWAHAGAMTAVQSMDLSGLSVGNSSANLEGGLSVAGMNGHMALTSLDGVSGYAFYPEPKTMLDYLEANRPTVIERLGNLRGEQLWGSQINITIFPNLQFLPGLNWFRVYHPKGSGRIEQWTWAMVENDMPEEIQAAILDNQCLTFGLAGLFDNDDGDNLAACTEQSRGWRTAQMDVFTNMALNRSGPREGFPGDIAAGLVSEHNQRYFYRRWQEHMQADSWAQVPTYNINPLAARETVDA, from the coding sequence ATGACGGATGTTTCCGAACTGATCGATACGGCAACGGGTCGGCAATCGCGGACGATTTACTCGAGCGAGGAACTCTACAAGCAGGAGCTCGAACGCATTTTCGGTCGCTGCTGGCTTTTCCTCGTTCACACCAGCCAGATCCCCAAAGCCGGTGACTATTTCCGCACCTTCATGGGCGAGGATGATGTCATCGTCATTCGCCAGAAAGACGGATCAATCAAGGCGTTCCTCAACAGCTGCACCCACCGCGGGAACCGCATTTGCCGCGCCGACCGCGGCAATGCCAAGGCCTTTACCTGCAACTACCATGGCTGGTCGTTCGCGCCGGACGGGTCGCTCGCCGGGGTTCCGCTGGAAAACGAGGCCTATTTTGGCGAGCTGGATCGCAGCAAGCTGGGCCTGGTTCAAGTAACCCATGTTGCCGAATACAAGGGCCTCGTTTTCGGCTGCTTTGACCCCGACGCGCCCTCGCTCGAAGATTATCTGGGCGATGCGAAGTTCTTCCTCGACGTCTGGCTGGATGCGATGCCCGGCGGAACTTCGCTGCTCGGCGAAACCCAGAAGATGGAACTGGGCAGCAACTGGAAACTGCCGGTGGAGAACGTCTGCGGCGATGGCTATCATCTCGGCTGGGCGCATGCCGGGGCGATGACGGCGGTCCAGTCCATGGACCTGTCCGGCCTCAGCGTCGGCAATTCGAGTGCCAACCTCGAAGGCGGACTTTCCGTCGCCGGGATGAACGGCCACATGGCGCTGACCTCGCTCGACGGGGTTTCGGGCTACGCCTTTTACCCCGAACCGAAGACCATGCTGGACTATCTCGAGGCCAATCGCCCAACGGTTATCGAACGGCTGGGCAATCTGCGCGGTGAACAGCTCTGGGGTTCGCAAATCAACATCACGATCTTTCCCAATCTCCAGTTCCTGCCGGGCCTCAACTGGTTTCGGGTCTACCATCCCAAGGGTTCGGGCCGGATCGAGCAATGGACATGGGCGATGGTGGAAAACGACATGCCCGAAGAGATACAGGCGGCGATCCTGGACAATCAGTGCTTGACCTTCGGGCTTGCGGGCCTGTTTGACAATGACGATGGCGATAATCTTGCCGCCTGCACCGAACAGTCCCGTGGCTGGCGGACGGCACAAATGGACGTATTCACCAACATGGCTCTCAACCGTTCGGGACCACGCGAAGGCTTTCCCGGCGACATCGCCGCCGGATTGGTGAGCGAGCACAACCAGCGTTATTTCTACCGCCGATGGCAGGAGCACATGCAGGCTGACAGCTGGGCTCAGGTTCCTACCTACAACATCAACCCGCTAGCCGCTCGGGAGACAGTCGATGCCTGA
- a CDS encoding 2Fe-2S iron-sulfur cluster binding domain-containing protein codes for MFSFLKKPELNKVTLASEARTLLVARDKTLLEAMLAEGLAMPHDCKVGSCGTCKFKLVDGRIRELSPSALALERDDLSAGYRLACQALPRSDLTIALDAPLLSQQTVENYSATIVASPRLCPDIINLIVELDRPLSFTPGQYADLSAPGIDGPRSYSFAFAPKAGPARQLQFHVRHVPGGTFTDWLFGGERIGTQLMVSAPYGEFHLKTSTAPMLCIAGGSGLAPIMAILQEALANGANRPVVLLYGARSQAHLYCLDGIGELKAAWNGPFEFRPVLSEEAPDSAWDGARGLVTQQIAGLLDKALCEAYLCGPPAMVDLAEEELLKAGVSRDTISADRFLDRSSAR; via the coding sequence ATGTTCTCCTTCCTGAAAAAACCCGAGCTTAACAAGGTGACCTTGGCATCCGAAGCTCGGACGTTGCTGGTCGCCCGAGACAAGACCCTGCTCGAAGCAATGCTCGCCGAAGGACTGGCGATGCCTCACGATTGTAAAGTCGGCTCGTGTGGAACCTGCAAATTCAAGCTTGTGGACGGTAGGATACGCGAACTCAGTCCATCTGCATTGGCTCTGGAACGCGACGACCTGTCGGCCGGGTACAGGCTTGCTTGCCAAGCGTTACCACGGTCGGACCTGACTATTGCGCTCGACGCTCCCCTGTTGAGTCAGCAAACTGTCGAAAATTATTCCGCGACGATCGTCGCGTCCCCTCGGCTTTGTCCGGATATAATCAATCTCATTGTCGAGCTTGACCGGCCGCTTTCCTTTACCCCTGGCCAGTACGCCGATCTGAGCGCGCCCGGCATCGACGGTCCACGCAGCTATTCCTTCGCTTTCGCACCCAAGGCCGGGCCGGCCCGGCAGTTGCAGTTCCATGTCCGCCATGTTCCGGGAGGCACTTTCACCGACTGGCTGTTCGGAGGTGAGCGTATCGGAACGCAGTTGATGGTGTCAGCTCCCTATGGCGAGTTCCACCTCAAGACGAGCACCGCGCCAATGCTCTGCATCGCTGGAGGTAGCGGCCTCGCGCCGATCATGGCCATCTTGCAGGAAGCTCTTGCGAACGGCGCGAATCGGCCGGTTGTCCTGTTATATGGCGCAAGGAGCCAGGCACATCTTTATTGCCTCGATGGAATCGGCGAACTCAAAGCCGCCTGGAATGGGCCGTTCGAATTTAGACCGGTCCTGTCCGAAGAGGCTCCTGATAGCGCCTGGGATGGCGCACGTGGGCTGGTGACGCAGCAGATCGCCGGACTACTGGATAAGGCGCTATGCGAGGCCTATCTGTGCGGTCCGCCCGCGATGGTCGACCTCGCCGAAGAAGAGTTACTCAAAGCCGGCGTGTCTCGCGATACGATCTCTGCAGATCGTTTCCTCGATCGCAGCAGCGCGCGGTAA
- the hcaB gene encoding 3-(cis-5,6-dihydroxycyclohexa-1,3-dien-1-yl)propanoate dehydrogenase has protein sequence MSKRLDEEVALLTGGATGIGAAIVARYVEEGAKVGVLVKDAEQAELVRARHGDSVIAVTGDVRSYADNARAVAETVAAFGKLDVFVGNVGIWDFMVPLEQQEPEQLGKVFDEIFDVNLKAYFLGAHAAIPELRKVKGSIIFTASTSSYYTGGGGTLYVASKHAVVGLIKQLAWELAPDIRVNGVAPGGTRTPLSGTQTGGFSETKMEQMPGLDDLISSMTPLGRIAEPADHAGLYALLASRRDSSYMTGTVLLSDGGIGIGKRPDG, from the coding sequence TTGTCTAAAAGGCTTGATGAGGAGGTGGCGCTACTGACAGGTGGCGCCACCGGGATCGGTGCGGCGATCGTCGCGCGCTATGTCGAAGAAGGTGCCAAGGTCGGCGTGCTTGTCAAGGACGCCGAACAGGCAGAGCTGGTTCGTGCGCGGCATGGCGACAGCGTCATTGCGGTGACAGGAGACGTTCGTTCCTATGCAGACAATGCCCGCGCAGTGGCTGAAACCGTGGCGGCTTTCGGCAAGCTCGATGTGTTTGTCGGAAACGTTGGCATCTGGGATTTCATGGTCCCGCTCGAACAGCAGGAGCCTGAACAGCTAGGCAAGGTCTTTGACGAAATCTTCGATGTCAACCTGAAGGCCTATTTTCTTGGTGCTCACGCAGCTATCCCTGAACTCAGGAAGGTCAAGGGGAGTATTATTTTCACAGCCTCGACCTCTAGTTATTATACTGGAGGCGGCGGTACTCTGTACGTCGCTTCCAAACACGCTGTGGTCGGGCTGATAAAACAGCTGGCTTGGGAACTGGCACCGGACATCAGAGTCAATGGCGTTGCGCCTGGAGGGACACGGACCCCGCTCAGCGGCACCCAGACCGGTGGCTTTTCAGAGACAAAGATGGAACAGATGCCCGGGCTTGACGATCTGATTTCCAGCATGACCCCGCTTGGACGGATCGCCGAACCTGCTGATCATGCGGGTCTCTACGCCCTTTTGGCTTCGCGGCGGGACTCTTCGTACATGACCGGAACGGTGCTTTTGAGCGATGGCGGTATCGGAATCGGCAAACGTCCGGACGGGTGA
- a CDS encoding fumarylacetoacetate hydrolase family protein, giving the protein MDKIERYAEILDSAALHARATPQLTHTDPDLSVADAYLVQKLSVDRRLSRGERRIGVKMGLTSRAKMLQVGVDEVAWGRLTDAMLIEEGASMSRARFVHPRVEPEVAFLMKAPLSGKVTAMEALAAVEAIAPAMEIIDSRYENFKFALSDVIADNTSSSGLVIGQWNDPAKDFSNLGVVLEIDGHVIEVGSTAAILGHPLRSLVAAARLVAEGGEEISAGDIVMAGGITAAPNLAPGQTVRTSIQGLGAVMFQVEA; this is encoded by the coding sequence ATGGACAAGATTGAACGTTACGCGGAAATTCTGGACAGCGCGGCGCTTCATGCGCGCGCAACGCCACAGCTCACGCATACCGACCCCGATCTGAGCGTGGCGGATGCCTATCTGGTGCAGAAGCTTTCGGTCGATCGTCGCCTCAGCCGCGGTGAACGCCGAATCGGAGTCAAAATGGGTCTGACGAGCCGGGCCAAGATGCTGCAGGTCGGGGTCGACGAGGTGGCCTGGGGACGCCTGACCGACGCGATGCTGATCGAGGAAGGCGCGTCGATGTCTCGCGCACGTTTCGTTCACCCACGGGTTGAACCGGAAGTGGCTTTTCTTATGAAGGCACCGCTTTCCGGAAAGGTCACAGCGATGGAGGCGCTGGCGGCGGTCGAAGCGATTGCTCCGGCAATGGAGATCATTGATAGCCGGTATGAGAACTTCAAGTTCGCTTTGTCTGATGTTATTGCTGACAACACCTCGTCCTCTGGCCTTGTGATCGGACAATGGAACGATCCGGCCAAGGATTTCTCGAACCTCGGGGTTGTTCTCGAAATCGACGGCCATGTGATCGAGGTCGGTTCGACTGCAGCTATTCTCGGCCATCCCTTGCGGTCGTTGGTCGCCGCAGCGCGACTTGTCGCTGAAGGCGGAGAAGAAATCTCAGCAGGCGACATCGTCATGGCAGGTGGCATCACCGCCGCTCCCAATCTCGCGCCCGGTCAAACCGTCCGCACAAGTATCCAGGGGCTTGGTGCCGTAATGTTCCAGGTGGAGGCGTAA
- a CDS encoding aldehyde dehydrogenase family protein — MATQLKSGTNEYGIKGEYGHFIGGEWISSDSGKTIDLINPATGAVLTKIQAGNAKDIQRAVAAAKAAFPKWSESSPAERQEILIEVARRLKARHQHYATLETLNNGKPIRESMHFDMPQAIGQFELFAGAAYGLHGQTIDYPDAVGIVHREPLGVCAQIIPWNVPMLMMACKIAPALASGNTVVLKPAETVCLSVIEFFVEMADLLPPGVINVVTGYGADVGEALVTHEDVRKVAFTGSVATARRIMQYASTNIIPQTLELGGKSAHIVCADADIDAAVESATMSTVLNKGEVCLAGSRLFLHEAIQEEFLAKFKVALEGIRQGDPLDFATQLGAQASQMQMDKVVSYLELATEEGATVLTGGSRNGNLADGHFISPTVFTNVNNSMRIAREEIFGPVTSVISWKDEEDMMKAANDTTYGLAGGVWTRDLARAHRIARKLETGTVWINRYYNLKANMPLGGYKQSGFGREFSHEVLNHYTQTKSVVVNLQEGRTGMFDQ; from the coding sequence ATGGCTACACAGTTGAAAAGTGGTACCAACGAATACGGAATCAAGGGCGAATACGGTCACTTTATCGGCGGCGAATGGATTTCCAGTGATAGCGGAAAGACGATCGACCTGATTAACCCTGCCACCGGGGCAGTGCTGACCAAGATCCAGGCTGGCAACGCCAAAGATATACAGCGTGCAGTGGCCGCTGCCAAGGCTGCCTTCCCCAAGTGGTCCGAAAGCTCGCCTGCCGAACGACAGGAAATCCTGATCGAGGTCGCCCGCCGGCTCAAGGCGAGGCATCAGCATTATGCGACGCTCGAGACGCTAAACAATGGCAAGCCGATCCGCGAATCGATGCATTTCGACATGCCGCAGGCAATTGGTCAGTTCGAACTGTTCGCGGGGGCCGCTTACGGCCTGCATGGCCAGACCATTGATTATCCCGATGCTGTCGGCATAGTTCATCGCGAGCCGCTGGGCGTGTGCGCGCAGATTATCCCGTGGAACGTGCCGATGCTGATGATGGCCTGCAAGATCGCGCCAGCCCTCGCTTCGGGTAACACTGTTGTGCTTAAACCTGCTGAGACGGTCTGCCTTTCGGTAATCGAATTCTTCGTGGAAATGGCCGACCTTCTGCCCCCCGGCGTGATCAACGTGGTCACCGGTTATGGTGCCGACGTCGGTGAGGCGCTTGTCACCCACGAGGACGTTCGGAAGGTCGCCTTCACCGGCTCGGTGGCGACCGCCCGCCGGATCATGCAATATGCTTCCACCAACATCATTCCGCAGACGCTGGAACTGGGCGGCAAGTCCGCGCACATCGTCTGCGCTGATGCCGATATTGATGCTGCGGTGGAAAGCGCCACCATGTCGACTGTCCTGAACAAGGGCGAGGTTTGCCTGGCCGGTTCGCGACTGTTCCTGCATGAAGCGATTCAGGAGGAGTTCCTCGCCAAGTTCAAGGTCGCACTCGAAGGCATTCGCCAAGGCGACCCGCTCGACTTCGCCACACAGCTCGGCGCGCAAGCGTCGCAGATGCAGATGGACAAGGTCGTAAGCTACCTCGAACTGGCGACTGAAGAAGGGGCCACCGTTCTGACTGGCGGCAGCCGTAACGGCAATCTAGCCGATGGGCACTTCATCAGCCCGACGGTCTTCACCAACGTTAACAACTCGATGCGTATTGCGCGTGAAGAGATTTTTGGCCCGGTCACCAGCGTGATCAGCTGGAAGGACGAGGAAGATATGATGAAAGCGGCGAACGACACGACATACGGGCTTGCCGGTGGTGTCTGGACTCGCGACCTCGCGCGCGCGCACCGTATTGCCCGCAAGCTCGAAACCGGCACAGTGTGGATCAACCGCTACTACAACCTGAAGGCGAACATGCCGCTTGGCGGTTACAAGCAGAGCGGGTTCGGCCGTGAATTCAGCCATGAAGTGCTGAACCACTACACCCAGACCAAATCGGTCGTGGTCAATTTGCAAGAAGGTCGCACCGGCATGTTCGATCAGTAA